One Mangrovimonas cancribranchiae DNA segment encodes these proteins:
- a CDS encoding 3-oxoacid CoA-transferase subunit B, protein MALDKNGIAKRIAKEVKDGFYVNLGIGIPTLVANFVRDDIEVEFQSENGVLGMGPFPFEGDEDADLINAGKQTITALPGASFFDSSMSFSMIRGKHVDLTILGAMEVAENGDIANWKIPGKMVKGMGGAMDLVASAENIIVAMMHTNKRGESKLLKSCSLPLTGVGCVTKIVTNLAVIEIKDNAFHLLERAPGVSVEEIQAATEGTLIVNGDIPEMKL, encoded by the coding sequence ATGGCACTAGATAAAAACGGAATAGCAAAACGTATTGCTAAAGAAGTAAAAGATGGCTTTTATGTTAATCTTGGAATAGGTATACCAACTTTGGTAGCCAATTTTGTGCGCGATGATATAGAAGTAGAGTTTCAAAGCGAAAATGGCGTTCTTGGTATGGGACCATTTCCTTTTGAAGGTGACGAAGATGCCGATTTAATAAACGCAGGAAAACAAACCATAACAGCATTACCAGGCGCGAGTTTTTTCGATTCGTCTATGAGTTTCTCTATGATTAGAGGAAAACATGTAGATTTAACTATTCTTGGAGCTATGGAAGTCGCTGAAAATGGTGATATCGCCAATTGGAAAATTCCTGGAAAAATGGTGAAAGGTATGGGCGGCGCTATGGACCTTGTAGCTAGTGCCGAAAACATTATTGTTGCTATGATGCATACTAATAAACGTGGCGAATCCAAACTGCTTAAAAGCTGTAGTTTACCTCTTACAGGGGTAGGTTGCGTCACTAAAATTGTAACAAACTTAGCGGTTATAGAAATAAAAGACAATGCATTCCACTTACTAGAACGTGCTCCAGGAGTTTCTGTTGAAGAGATACAAGCGGCTACCGAAGGCACACTTATTGTAAATGGCGATATCCCTGAAATGAAACTATAA
- a CDS encoding methylated-DNA--[protein]-cysteine S-methyltransferase — MESCIINTPLGYTKISGDNNGINAITVLNTEEQETDIIPGILQDCVYQLQEYFEGKRQNFSLKLNPQGTNFQKTVWDALAEIPYGKTTSYLKLSRELGDEKAIRAVANANGKNPIWIVIPCHRVIGSDGSLTGYAGGLHRKKWLLEHESPYKQQTLF, encoded by the coding sequence ATGGAATCGTGCATCATCAACACACCCTTGGGATATACCAAAATTAGTGGCGATAACAATGGCATCAATGCAATCACTGTTTTAAATACCGAAGAACAAGAAACCGATATTATTCCTGGGATATTGCAGGATTGTGTTTACCAACTACAAGAATATTTTGAAGGCAAACGACAAAACTTCAGTTTAAAACTCAATCCGCAAGGCACCAATTTTCAAAAAACAGTTTGGGATGCTTTAGCTGAAATTCCCTACGGAAAAACGACCTCTTATCTCAAATTGTCTCGAGAATTAGGTGATGAAAAAGCCATTCGCGCTGTTGCTAACGCTAATGGTAAAAACCCTATTTGGATTGTAATTCCTTGCCATCGTGTTATTGGAAGCGATGGCAGTTTAACAGGTTATGCTGGTGGACTTCACAGAAAAAAATGGTTGCTAGAGCACGAAAGTCCATACAAGCAACAAACATTATTTTAG
- a CDS encoding hemolysin family protein — MGLLIFYALISIFFSFLCSILEAVLLSITPTFISLKEKEGKAYAETLKQLKTDVDKPLIAILTLNTIAHTVGAILVGVQAKVAYAELYGTTTRKIFGVTFTEDIMVGVVSTIMTILILVASEIIPKTIGATYWKKLSNFTSKALTIMIWPLRVTGILWLLQLTTKLIGGKGHHGSVLSREDFHAMTDLAEEKGVFLESESKVIKNMLTFKDVQAKDIMTPRTVMKIEDEEMTIEAFFKKNSNIRFSRIPVYKDDSDNISGLVLKDEIFKEMAFGNGDKKLTEIKRNIIIINRTMPIPRLFEQLVESKNHMALVVDEYGSVSGLVTMEDVIETLLGMEIMDESDNIPDLQLLARRSWETRAKRLGLIDDESETPEN; from the coding sequence ATGGGTTTACTCATTTTTTACGCACTTATTTCTATTTTCTTTTCGTTTTTATGCTCCATTTTGGAGGCTGTTTTGCTAAGCATTACACCAACGTTTATTTCACTAAAAGAAAAAGAAGGCAAAGCTTATGCCGAAACACTTAAGCAATTAAAAACCGATGTCGACAAACCACTTATCGCCATATTAACACTTAATACCATTGCGCACACCGTTGGTGCTATTTTGGTTGGTGTGCAAGCTAAAGTTGCTTATGCCGAACTTTATGGAACCACAACACGCAAAATTTTTGGGGTAACGTTTACCGAAGATATTATGGTTGGTGTAGTTTCTACCATTATGACGATTTTAATATTAGTTGCATCAGAAATTATCCCAAAAACCATTGGTGCCACCTATTGGAAAAAATTATCCAATTTTACATCCAAAGCCCTAACTATAATGATTTGGCCTCTTCGTGTTACAGGTATTTTATGGCTACTACAACTTACCACAAAACTTATTGGTGGTAAAGGACATCACGGAAGTGTCTTAAGTCGTGAAGATTTTCACGCCATGACCGATTTGGCCGAGGAAAAAGGCGTATTCTTAGAGTCTGAAAGTAAGGTTATTAAAAACATGCTTACGTTTAAAGATGTACAAGCTAAAGATATCATGACGCCGCGAACGGTGATGAAAATTGAAGATGAAGAAATGACTATCGAGGCATTTTTCAAAAAAAATTCCAATATTAGGTTTTCGAGAATTCCTGTTTACAAAGACGATTCCGATAACATTTCTGGTTTAGTTTTAAAAGACGAGATTTTTAAAGAAATGGCTTTTGGAAATGGTGATAAAAAACTTACTGAAATAAAACGAAACATTATCATCATAAATCGCACAATGCCTATTCCAAGATTGTTTGAACAATTAGTAGAAAGCAAAAACCATATGGCTTTAGTTGTTGACGAATACGGCTCAGTAAGTGGTTTAGTAACGATGGAAGATGTTATTGAAACACTACTTGGGATGGAAATTATGGACGAAAGCGATAACATTCCCGATTTGCAGCTATTGGCTAGACGTAGTTGGGAAACACGTGCCAAGCGCTTAGGCTTAATAGACGATGAAAGTGAAACCCCAGAAAATTAA
- a CDS encoding 3'-5' exonuclease, translating to MISKLNLENILFLDIETVPETAQFSDLDETKQQLWETKSQYQRKDDYTAEEFYERAGIWAEFGKIVCISVGYFNITNDVRAFRVTSFFGDEVKILKDFKNLLISHFSKAKHLLCAHNGKEFDFPYIARRMVIHNIELPYKLNLFGKKPWEVPHLDTLELWKFGDYKNYTSLKLLTNVLGVPSPKDDIDGSEVYQVYYEEQDVDRIVQYCEKDTIAVAQILLRLRGDELLHDNEIIHI from the coding sequence ATGATTTCTAAACTTAACTTAGAAAACATATTATTTTTAGATATTGAAACCGTTCCTGAAACAGCACAATTTTCCGATTTAGACGAAACCAAACAACAACTTTGGGAAACCAAATCGCAATACCAACGTAAAGACGATTACACTGCCGAAGAGTTTTACGAACGAGCTGGTATTTGGGCCGAATTTGGAAAAATAGTCTGTATTTCGGTGGGCTACTTTAACATTACAAACGATGTAAGAGCCTTTAGAGTGACGTCGTTTTTTGGCGATGAAGTCAAAATTTTAAAGGATTTTAAAAATCTCCTAATTTCACATTTCAGCAAAGCCAAACACTTATTATGTGCTCATAATGGTAAGGAATTCGATTTTCCTTACATAGCCAGACGCATGGTTATTCATAACATAGAATTACCCTACAAACTAAACTTATTTGGCAAAAAACCTTGGGAAGTTCCCCATTTAGATACTTTAGAACTATGGAAGTTTGGCGACTATAAAAATTATACATCGCTAAAATTATTAACTAATGTTTTAGGCGTTCCATCACCAAAAGATGATATAGATGGGAGTGAAGTTTATCAAGTATATTACGAAGAACAAGATGTTGATAGAATTGTTCAATATTGTGAAAAAGACACCATAGCTGTAGCGCAAATTTTATTACGTTTACGCGGTGACGAATTGTTACATGACAATGAAATTATTCATATATAA
- a CDS encoding serine hydrolase, translating into MKYLKKLVKWVAILLALLIVVLYITDTDYLIKAVRTIYLNGHTTAYLEDYKHFDNKPLEVGTPQPWPNHKDYNTVKVTKKLQQTNTNLGTIAYVIIKNDSVWFEKYYDGFDENSKSNSFSMAKSYVSAMLGKAIMEGHIESLDQPVCDFIPEFCEGKAAKMTVGDLSSMSSGTNWDERYYSPFSITTRAYFDDDLTKVMTGLKVVNEPGQAFKYASGDTQMLAIVIERATGKNLYDYLTESFWKPMGSENQALWQLDSEDHDLVKAYCCIASNAKDFARMGKLYKDHGKWNGKQLLDSSFIARSITPRFKESPQYGYGWWLRKMGDKSFFMMRGHLGQYVIVEPNDNVIIVRLGHSKGAGDAVATFTPDITTYIEEAYKMLGDDF; encoded by the coding sequence ATGAAATACTTAAAAAAACTCGTAAAATGGGTGGCTATCCTATTGGCATTACTTATTGTTGTTCTTTATATTACTGATACAGATTATCTTATAAAAGCTGTTAGAACCATCTATTTAAATGGCCATACAACAGCTTACCTCGAAGACTATAAGCATTTTGACAACAAACCGCTTGAGGTTGGCACACCTCAACCTTGGCCAAATCATAAAGATTACAACACAGTAAAAGTTACCAAAAAACTACAGCAAACCAATACAAATTTAGGCACCATAGCCTACGTTATCATTAAAAATGATAGTGTTTGGTTTGAAAAATATTACGATGGTTTTGATGAAAACTCAAAATCCAACTCATTTTCTATGGCTAAGAGTTATGTCTCGGCCATGCTAGGAAAAGCCATAATGGAAGGCCATATAGAAAGTCTAGATCAACCTGTTTGTGATTTTATCCCTGAATTTTGCGAAGGAAAAGCCGCAAAGATGACTGTTGGCGATTTATCTAGCATGTCGTCAGGCACCAATTGGGACGAACGTTACTATTCGCCTTTTTCTATCACCACAAGAGCTTATTTTGACGATGACTTAACAAAAGTTATGACCGGATTAAAAGTGGTAAACGAACCTGGACAAGCCTTTAAATATGCCAGTGGCGACACCCAAATGTTGGCTATTGTTATAGAACGCGCCACTGGGAAAAACCTGTATGATTATCTTACCGAAAGTTTCTGGAAACCTATGGGTAGCGAAAATCAAGCTTTGTGGCAGCTAGATAGTGAAGATCATGATTTAGTGAAGGCCTACTGCTGTATTGCGAGTAACGCTAAAGATTTTGCGCGTATGGGAAAACTTTACAAAGACCATGGTAAATGGAATGGCAAGCAATTATTAGATTCTTCTTTTATAGCTAGGTCCATTACACCACGTTTTAAAGAAAGCCCACAGTATGGTTATGGCTGGTGGTTACGTAAAATGGGGGACAAATCTTTCTTTATGATGCGTGGTCATTTAGGGCAATATGTTATTGTAGAACCTAACGATAATGTTATTATAGTACGTTTAGGACACTCTAAAGGTGCTGGCGATGCCGTAGCAACTTTTACACCAGATATTACAACTTATATTGAAGAAGCCTATAAAATGCTAGGAGATGATTTCTAA
- a CDS encoding ABC transporter ATP-binding protein has product MSSNPILTVENLTISFTSQKQENEVIHGISYQLFSNEILGIVGESGSGKSISSLAIMGLLPKKVSKITHGRITFLNKELIGLTNKELQHVRGHEIAMIFQEPMSSLNPTMTCGKQVEEILLQHTNLNKQEAKEETLTLFDKVKLPQSNRVYKAYPHEISGGQKQRVMIAMAIACKPKILIADEPTTALDVTVQKDIIQLLKSLQEDTKMSIIFISHDLSLVSEIANRVLVMYQGNIVEQGDKTSIFKSPKHKYTKALIASKPSLSVRFKRLPTIKDVLNNTVNKAIISKEEREKKQASLYSKQPLLEVFNLEKTYFSKSGWFSKKEGFKAVNNVSFKVYEGETLGLVGESGCGKSTLSNAILLLDKATKGNIIYKGKDITNLTPKDERKLRKDIQIIFQDPFASLNPRIPVGKAIMEPMEVHKIGTSTKDRKQRVLELLERVGLSKDDFNKYPHEFSGGQRQRIGIARTIALQPELIICDESVSALDISVQAQVLNLLNELKENYNFTYIFISHDLSVVKYMSDQLLVMNQGKIEDIGDADDIYNSPKTVYTKKLIHAIPKGL; this is encoded by the coding sequence ATGAGTTCAAATCCTATTCTCACTGTAGAAAACCTAACCATTTCGTTTACTTCTCAAAAACAAGAAAACGAAGTTATTCATGGAATCTCATACCAACTTTTTTCTAATGAGATTTTAGGTATTGTTGGAGAATCCGGCTCGGGAAAATCTATTTCTTCATTGGCTATTATGGGATTGTTACCAAAAAAAGTTTCTAAAATTACCCATGGCCGTATTACCTTTCTTAACAAAGAACTTATTGGTTTAACTAATAAAGAATTACAACATGTAAGAGGGCATGAAATTGCTATGATTTTTCAAGAACCCATGAGTTCTTTAAACCCTACAATGACCTGTGGTAAACAGGTTGAAGAAATACTATTACAACATACAAACTTAAATAAACAAGAAGCCAAGGAGGAAACCTTAACGCTTTTTGATAAAGTTAAACTACCACAGTCCAATCGTGTTTATAAGGCCTATCCACACGAAATTTCTGGCGGACAAAAGCAACGCGTTATGATTGCTATGGCCATTGCCTGCAAACCTAAAATATTAATTGCAGACGAACCCACAACAGCTCTGGATGTTACAGTACAAAAAGATATTATTCAGTTATTAAAAAGTTTACAAGAAGACACTAAAATGAGTATCATTTTTATCTCTCACGACTTGTCTTTAGTATCTGAAATAGCTAACAGAGTGCTAGTAATGTATCAAGGCAATATTGTTGAACAAGGTGATAAAACAAGCATTTTTAAATCACCAAAACACAAATACACCAAAGCTTTAATCGCTTCTAAACCATCGTTAAGTGTACGGTTTAAGCGGTTACCCACCATTAAAGATGTGTTAAATAATACCGTAAACAAAGCTATTATTAGCAAAGAAGAACGCGAAAAAAAACAGGCTTCTTTATATAGTAAACAACCATTATTAGAAGTATTTAATCTTGAAAAAACCTATTTCTCAAAGTCGGGTTGGTTTTCAAAAAAGGAAGGGTTTAAGGCTGTTAACAATGTAAGCTTTAAGGTTTATGAAGGTGAAACGTTAGGTCTTGTAGGCGAATCTGGTTGTGGAAAATCTACATTATCCAATGCTATTCTATTATTAGACAAAGCCACCAAGGGTAATATTATATATAAAGGAAAAGATATTACCAACTTAACACCAAAAGATGAACGTAAACTACGTAAGGATATACAAATTATTTTTCAAGATCCATTTGCATCTTTAAACCCAAGAATTCCTGTAGGAAAAGCTATTATGGAACCCATGGAAGTTCATAAAATAGGGACCTCAACAAAAGACAGAAAACAACGTGTATTAGAACTATTAGAACGTGTTGGACTCTCTAAAGACGACTTTAATAAATACCCTCATGAATTTTCTGGTGGGCAACGCCAACGTATTGGTATTGCAAGAACAATTGCTTTACAACCCGAGCTAATTATTTGTGACGAATCGGTCTCTGCTTTAGATATTTCTGTTCAGGCACAAGTATTAAATTTGTTGAATGAATTAAAAGAAAATTATAACTTCACTTATATTTTCATTTCCCACGATTTATCGGTAGTAAAATATATGTCCGATCAATTACTTGTTATGAATCAGGGTAAGATTGAAGACATTGGTGATGCTGACGACATCTACAACAGCCCTAAAACAGTCTATACCAAAAAATTAATTCATGCTATTCCAAAAGGATTATAG